The stretch of DNA CTTTCATCCATGTTGCTGATATCAATACCTGTAAATTGTTCAATTGCTTCAAACATTGTATACCGTTTCCAAGGCCTTTTGAAATCTATTATATGTTCTCCTACTTTCACTTGGGTACTTCCATTAACTTCAATTGCTACCTTTTCAATCATTTCTTCTACTAAATCCATCATCCAATAGTAGTCTTTGTAAGCCACGTATAGTTCAATTTGAGTAAATTCAGGGTTGTGAAAACGGGACATACCTTCATTACGAAAATCTTTTGAAAATTCATAAACACCTTCAAATCCTCCTACGATTAAGCGTTTTAGATACAATTCGTTTGCAATACGCAAGTACAACGTCATGTCTAAGGCGTTATGGTAGGTTTTGAACGGTCGGGCTGATGCGCCCCCATAAATGGGCTGCAAAATAGGCGTTTCTACCTCTAGATAACCTTTTGCGTTTAGATATTCTCGGATTGTGTTTATGAGCTTAGTACGCTTAATAAAAATTTCTTTTACATGGGGATTGACAATTAAATCCACATACCGCATGCGATAACGAAGTTCAGGGTCTGTAAAAGCATCGTATACTTTGCCATCTTTTTCTTTGACAATAGGTAAAACACGCAACGACTTAGCTAAAAACTTGAATTCCTTTGCATGAACCGTAATTTCTCCTGTTTTAGTTTTGAACACGTAGCCCTTTATTCCGATAAAATCGCCTATATCGGTTAATTTTACAAAAACTTCTTTGTATAATGTTTTGTCTTCTGTCGGGCAGATATCGTCTATGCGAATATAAACCTGTATTCTACCTGTGTGGTCTTGGATGACTACAAAAGAAGCCTTGCCCATGCTACGGATACTCATTATCCGCCCTGCTATGCAAACCTCTTGGTAATTGTTTTTTTCGGGGTCATAGTTTTCTAAAATTTCTTTGGCAGTAGCATTGACAGGATATAGCTCCGCAGGATATGGGTTTATGCCTAACGCAATAAGCTGGGCTAATTTTTCTCTGCGGATAAGTTCTTGTTCAGATAGTTGTGAGGTAGTCATAAGCAATTTTGGCAAAAATACAATCTTTTGCCACAATAAACGTAAAATGTAGGTTTTTCATTCGCTGGGGATATAATTTTTGTATTCTTCTGTTTGCGTATCAACG from Bacteroidia bacterium encodes:
- the lysS gene encoding lysine--tRNA ligase — protein: MTTSQLSEQELIRREKLAQLIALGINPYPAELYPVNATAKEILENYDPEKNNYQEVCIAGRIMSIRSMGKASFVVIQDHTGRIQVYIRIDDICPTEDKTLYKEVFVKLTDIGDFIGIKGYVFKTKTGEITVHAKEFKFLAKSLRVLPIVKEKDGKVYDAFTDPELRYRMRYVDLIVNPHVKEIFIKRTKLINTIREYLNAKGYLEVETPILQPIYGGASARPFKTYHNALDMTLYLRIANELYLKRLIVGGFEGVYEFSKDFRNEGMSRFHNPEFTQIELYVAYKDYYWMMDLVEEMIEKVAIEVNGSTQVKVGEHIIDFKRPWKRYTMFEAIEQFTGIDISNMDESELRQVAKKLNVHVDDTMGKGKIIDEIFSEHCEKKLIQPTFIMDYPIEMSPLAKKHRSKPGLVERFEVICNGKEICNSFSELNDPIDQRARFMEQLELGKRGDEEAMVLDEDFLRALEFGMPPTAGLGIGIDRLTMIMTNSPSIQEVLLFPQMRPEQGLGRY